From a region of the Odontesthes bonariensis isolate fOdoBon6 chromosome 4, fOdoBon6.hap1, whole genome shotgun sequence genome:
- the LOC142378437 gene encoding uncharacterized protein LOC142378437 isoform X26 has product MELLVFLLLAGLVGTTSAQATGTGTTPTPGNSTSSTMNTASPSVNQSTAANATSAPVQITSTSVNTTSSNTASPPAVITSSSSGHASSPAVSENSTTSIITTGAPTTVRTTTPAPPPEPKISLGFSLKQTFTPELGNASSPAFKELETKVTSALNNIYSQKFGEAFNRTIIKGFRSGSVVADVELVFNEGQTLPNATAAADTLVEAAASGNLSLPVNASTIVARVVETPTVAPVTTAPSTASAPISTTKLPTNVTSSPINLTTQLVNMTSPPVSPTTQLSNITSPHLNMTSSPTVSTSTILNATSLPLNQTSPPVSPTTQLSNITSPHLNMTSSPTVSTSTILNATSLPLNQTSPPVSPTTQLSNITSPPLNMTSPALNATSPPLNMTSPASPQVSTTPLPGHASSPAVSENSTTSIITTGAPTTVRTTTPAPPPEPKISLGFSLKQTFTPELGNASSPAFKELETKVTSALNNIYSQKFGEAFNRTIIKGFRSGSVVADVELVFNEGQTLPNATAAADTLVEAAASGNLSLPVNASTIVARVVETPTVAPVTTAPSTASAPISTTKLPTNVTSSPINLTTQLVNMTSPPVSPTTQLSNITSPHLNMTSSPTVSTSTILNATSLPLNQTSPPVSPTTQPTNITSPHLNMTSPALNATSPPLNMTSPTSPQVSTTPLPALNATSPPLNMTSPTSPQVTTTPLPANVTQPNITTVSTIITTAVPAPPRVSLGFSLQQNFSSDLGNETSPVFLALAKQVQDSLDLVYKNKFGNRFVRSKVRSFRQGSVVVDAELIFNDTSSVPEDNEVANTLVEAANSSNPNFTLSVNTATIVATRVVTTTVVPSTSVGSTVSTVAQTSPPLTSTSSPLNATSPPLNATSAPVNITSPALNATSPTVNMTSPTLNATSPPLNVTSVPPLSTTSPTAATTTATVIVTTAAPPETTVKLGFSLQQTFTSGLSNSDSDEFKTLANRIQEALDSIYRTRFGVRFLRSLIRAFRQGSVVVDADLVFHNASSVPETTEVANALVTASNSSNFTLPLNTSSVVATRINATTQPTTPTTVNMTSPTLNGTSPPLNVTSVPTLSTTSPTAATTSATVIVTTAAPPESTVKLGFSLQQTFTSGLSNSDSDEFKTLANRIQEALDSIYRTRFGVRFLRSLIRAFRQGSVVVDADLVFHNASSVPETTEVANALVTASNSSNFTLPLNTSSVVATRINTTTQPTTPTTASATSPPVNMTSPPLNATSPPVNITSPPLNATSAPVNITSPALNATSPTVNMTSPTLNATSPPLNVTSVPTLSTTSPTAATTTATVIVTTAAPPESTVKLGFSLQQTFTSGLSNSDSDEFKTLANRIQEVLDSIYRTRFGVRFLRSLIRAFRQGSVVVDADLVFHNASSVPETTEVANALVTASNSSNFTLPLNTSSVVATRINATQPTTPTTASATSPPVNMTSPPLNATSPPVNITSPPLNATSAPVNITSPALNATSPTVNMTSPTLNATSPPLNVTSVPTLSTTSPTAATTTATVIVTTAAPPESTVKLGFSLQQTFTSGLSNSDSDEFKTLANRIQEVLDSIYRTRFGVRFLRSLIRAFRQGSVVVDADLVFHNASSVPETTEVANALVTASNSSNFTLPLNTSSVVATRINTTTQPTTPTTASATSPPVNITSPPLNATSPPVNMTSPPLNATSPTVNMTSPTLNATSPPLNATSPPLSTTSPTAATTTATVIVTTAAPPETTVQLGFSLQQTFTSGLSNSDSDEFKTLANRIQEVLDSIYRTRFGVRFLRSLIRAFRQGSVVVDADLVFHNASSVPETTEVANALVTASNSSNFTLPLNTSSVVATRINTTTQPTTPTTASATSPPVNITSPPLNATSAPVNMTSPPLNATSPTVNMTSPTLNATSPPLNATSPPLSTTSPTAATTTATVIVTTAAPPETTVQLGFSLQQTFTSGLSNSDSDEFKTLANRIQEVLDSIYRTRFGVRFLRSLIRAFRQGSVVVDADLVFRNASSVPETTEVANALVTASNSSNFTLPLNISSVVATRINTTTQPTTPTTASATSPQLNSTSSLANMTSPSLNATSPTASATSPPVNITSPPLNVTSPTASATSPPVNMTSPPLNSTSPPVNVTSVPPLSTTSPTAVTTTATVIVTNAAPPETIVKLGFSLRQTFTSGLLNSDSDEFKTLANRIQEVLDSIYRTRFGVRFLRSLIRAFRQGSVVVDADLVFRNASSVPETTEVENALVTASNNSNFTLPLNTSSVVATRINTTQPTTPTTVSTTTVATTAAPTTAAATTAAATTAAPTTAAATTAAATTAAPTTVAATTAPSTTANAPTTTTTTVIFSLTMLAVAQVLINL; this is encoded by the exons GGAATTCAACTTCATCAACAATGAACACAGCCTCGCCATCAGTGAACcaaagcacagcagcaaatGCAACATCAGCACCTGTCCAAATAACGTCAACCTCTGTGAACACAACCTCGTCAAACACAGCCTCGCCACCAGCAGTCATCACAAGTTCATCTTCAG GTCATGCAAGTTCCCCAGCTGTGAGTGAAAATTCGACAACTTCCATCATTACTACTGGTGCTCCAACTACAGTTAGAACTACAACACCTGCCCCACCGCCGGAGCCTAAAATCTCTTTGGGATTCAGTTTGAAACAAACCTTTACTCCAGAACTTGGAAACGCTTCATCACCAGCGTTCAAGGAATTAGAAACTAAAGTAACTTCTGCG CTCAACaacatttattcacaaaaattTGGGGAGGCCTTTAATCGCACCATCATCAAAGGCTTCAG GAGTGGATCTGTTGTGGCAGATGTTGAGCTGGTATTCAATGAAGGACAGACACTTCCAAATGCCACTGCAGCTGCTGATACTTTAGTGGAAGCTGCTGCTTCTGGTAACTTATCTCTGCCTGTCAATGCATCAACTATTGTAGCCAGAG TTGTAGAGACACCAACTGTAGCTCCAGTCACCACTGCACCTtcaacag CCTCAGCACCAATCAGTACGACCAAACTACCAACAAATGTCACGTCATCACCTATTAACTTGACCACACAACTTGTAAACATGACCTCACCACCGGTCAGCCCAACCACACAACTGAGCAACATCACATCACCTCATCTGAACATGACGTCATCACCAACTGTTTCAACCTCAACAATTCTCAATGCAACGTCACTACCACTTAACCAGACCTCACCACCGGTCAGCCCAACCACACAACTGAGCAACATCACATCACCTCATCTGAACATGACGTCATCACCAACTGTTTCAACCTCAACAATTCTCAATGCAACCTCACTGCCACTTAACCAGACCTCACCACCGGTCAGCCCAACCACACAACTGAGCAACATCACATCACCACCACTCAACATGACATCACCAGCACTCAATGCAACTTCACCACCACTCAACATGACTTCACCAGCCTCACCTCAAGTCAGCACAACGCCACTGCCAG GTCATGCAAGTTCCCCAGCTGTGAGTGAAAATTCGACAACTTCCATCATTACTACTGGTGCTCCAACTACAGTTAGAACTACAACACCTGCCCCACCGCCGGAGCCTAAAATCTCTTTGGGATTCAGTTTGAAACAAACCTTTACTCCAGAACTTGGAAACGCTTCATCACCAGCGTTCAAGGAATTAGAAACTAAAGTAACTTCTGCG CTCAACaacatttattcacaaaaattTGGGGAGGCCTTTAATCGCACCATCATCAAAGGCTTCAG GAGTGGATCTGTTGTGGCAGATGTTGAGCTGGTATTCAATGAAGGACAGACACTTCCAAATGCCACTGCAGCTGCTGATACTTTAGTGGAAGCTGCTGCTTCTGGTAACTTATCTCTGCCTGTCAATGCATCAACTATTGTAGCCAGAG TTGTAGAGACACCAACTGTAGCTCCAGTCACCACTGCACCTTcaacag CCTCAGCACCAATCAGTACGACCAAACTACCAACAAATGTCACGTCATCACCTATTAACTTGACCACACAACTTGTAAACATGACCTCACCACCGGTCAGCCCAACCACACAACTGAGCAACATCACATCACCTCATCTGAACATGACGTCATCACCAACTGTTTCAACCTCAACAATTCTCAATGCAACGTCACTACCACTTAACCAGACCTCACCACCGGTCAGCCCAACCACACAACCGACCAACATCACATCACCTCATCTGAACATGACATCACCAGCACTCAATGCAACTTCACCACCACTCAACATGACTTCACCAACCTCACCTCAAGTCAGCACAACGCCACTGCCAG CACTCAATGCAACTTCACCACCACTCAACATGACTTCACCAACCTCACCTCAAGTCACCACAACGCCACTGCCAG CAAATGTAACACAACCAAACATTACAACGGTTTCTACGATCATAACAACTGCCGTGCCAGCACCACCAAGGGTCAGCCTGGGATTTAGTTTGCAACAAAACTTTTCATCTGACCTTGGTAATGAGACTTCTCCAGTGTTCCTGGCATTAGCAAAACAAGTACAAGATTCG CTTGATCTCGTCTACAAGAACAAATTTGGGAATCGTTTCGTCCGATCTAAAGTCAGATCTTTCAG ACAAGGTTCCGTTGTGGTAGATGCTGAGTTGATATTTAATGATACCAGCTCTGTCCCAGAAGATAATGAGGTGGCAAATACTCTGGTGGAAGCAGCCAACAGTTCCAACCCCAACTTCACTCTATCAGTGAATACAGCAACCATTGTTGCAACAA GAGTGGTTACGACCACGGTTGTGCCTTCCACATCAGTGGGTTCAACTGTGTCAACAG TTGCGCAAACTTCACCACCACTCACTTCAACCTCATCCCCACTGAATGCAACTTCACCACCACTCAATGCAACTTCAGCACCAGTCAACATTACATCACCAGCACTCAATGCCACTTCTCCAACAGTCAACATGACATCACCAACACTGAATGCAACTTCACCACCACTCAATGTAACCTCAGTGCCACCATTGTCCACCACGTCCCCTACAG CTGCTACCACAACTGCTACTGTGATCGTAACCACTGCCGCACCACCAGAAACAACAGTCAAATTGGGATTTAGCCTGCAACAAACCTTTACCTCTGGACTTTCAAACAGTGATTCTGATGAGTTCAAGACATTAGCAAACAGAATACAAGAAGCT CTGGATTCCATCTATAGGACAAGATTTGGCGTCCGTTTCCTGCGATCTCTCATCAGAGCTTTCAG ACAAGGTTCCGTTGTGGTAGATGCTGATCTGGTATTCCATAATGCCAGCTCCGTCCCAGAAACAACCGAGGTGGCAAATGCTCTGGTGACAGCATCCAACAGTTCCAACTTCACACTCCCGTTGAACACGTCAAGTGTGGTTGCAACAA GAATTAATGCAACAACTCAACCtaccacaccaactacag TCAACATGACATCACCAACACTGAATGGAACTTCACCACCACTCAATGTCACCTCAGTGCCAACATTGTCCACCACGTCCCCTACAG CTGCTACCACATCTGCTACTGTGATCGTAACCACTGCCGCACCACCAGAATCAACAGTCAAATTGGGATTTAGCCTGCAACAAACCTTTACCTCTGGACTTTCAAACAGTGATTCTGATGAGTTCAAGACATTAGCAAACAGAATACAAGAAGCT CTGGATTCCATCTATAGGACAAGATTTGGCGTCCGTTTCCTGCGATCTCTCATCAGAGCTTTCAG ACAAGGTTCCGTTGTGGTAGATGCTGATCTGGTATTCCATAATGCCAGCTCCGTCCCAGAAACAACCGAGGTGGCAAATGCTCTGGTGACAGCATCCAACAGTTCCAACTTCACGCTCCCGTTGAACACATCAAGTGTGGTTGCAACAA GAATTAATACAACAACTCAACCtaccacaccaactacag CCAGTGCAACTTCACCACCTGTCAACATGACATCACCACCACTCAATGCAACTTCACCACCTGTCAACATTACTTCACCACCACTCAATGCAACTTCAGCACCAGTCAACATTACATCACCAGCACTCAATGCCACTTCTCCAACAGTCAACATGACATCACCAACACTGAATGCAACTTCACCACCACTCAATGTCACCTCAGTGCCAACATTGTCCACCACGTCCCCCACAG CTGCTACCACAACTGCTACTGTGATCGTAACCACTGCCGCACCACCAGAATCAACAGTCAAATTGGGATTTAGCCTGCAACAAACCTTTACCTCTGGACTTTCAAACAGTGATTCTGATGAGTTCAAGACATTAGCAAACAGAATACAAGAAGTT CTGGATTCCATCTATAGGACAAGATTTGGCGTCCGTTTCCTGCGATCTCTCATCAGAGCTTTCAG ACAAGGTTCCGTTGTGGTAGATGCTGATCTGGTATTCCATAATGCCAGCTCCGTCCCAGAAACAACCGAGGTGGCAAATGCTCTGGTGACAGCATCCAACAGTTCCAACTTCACGCTCCCGTTGAACACGTCAAGTGTGGTTGCAACAA GAATTAATGCAACTCAACCtaccacaccaactacag CCAGTGCAACTTCACCACCTGTCAACATGACATCACCACCACTCAATGCAACTTCACCACCTGTCAACATTACTTCACCACCACTCAATGCAACTTCAGCACCAGTCAACATTACATCACCAGCACTCAATGCCACTTCTCCAACAGTCAACATGACATCACCAACACTGAATGCAACTTCACCACCACTCAATGTCACCTCAGTGCCAACATTGTCCACCACGTCCCCCACAG CTGCTACCACAACTGCTACTGTGATCGTAACCACTGCCGCACCACCAGAATCAACAGTCAAATTGGGATTTAGCCTGCAACAAACCTTTACCTCTGGACTTTCAAACAGTGATTCTGATGAGTTCAAGACATTAGCAAACAGAATACAAGAAGTT CTGGATTCCATCTATAGGACAAGATTTGGCGTCCGTTTCCTGCGATCTCTCATCAGAGCTTTCAG ACAAGGTTCCGTTGTGGTAGATGCTGATCTGGTATTCCATAATGCCAGCTCCGTCCCAGAAACAACCGAGGTGGCAAATGCTCTGGTGACAGCATCCAACAGTTCCAACTTCACGCTCCCGTTGAACACGTCAAGTGTGGTTGCAACAA GAATTAATACAACAACTCAACCtaccacaccaactacag CCAGTGCAACTTCACCACCTGTCAACATTACATCACCACCACTCAATGCAACTTCACCACCAGTCAACATGACATCACCACCACTCAATGCCACTTCTCCAACAGTCAACATGACATCACCAACACTGAATGCAACTTCACCACCACTCAATGCAACTTCTCCACCATTGTCCACCACTTCACCTACAG CTGCTACCACAACTGCTACTGTGATCGTAACCACTGCCGCACCACCAGAAACAACAGTCCAATTGGGATTTAGCCTGCAACAAACCTTTACCTCTGGACTTTCAAACAGTGATTCTGATGAGTTCAAGACATTAGCAAACAGAATACAAGAAGTT CTGGATTCCATCTATAGGACAAGATTTGGCGTCCGTTTCCTGCGATCTCTCATCAGAGCTTTCAG ACAAGGTTCCGTTGTGGTAGATGCTGATCTGGTATTCCATAATGCCAGCTCCGTCCCAGAAACAACCGAGGTGGCAAATGCTCTGGTGACAGCATCCAACAGTTCCAACTTCACGCTCCCGTTGAACACGTCAAGTGTGGTTGCAACAA GAATTAATACAACAACTCAACCtaccacaccaactacag CCAGTGCAACTTCACCACCTGTCAACATTACATCACCACCACTCAATGCAACTTCAGCACCAGTCAACATGACATCACCACCACTCAATGCCACTTCTCCAACAGTCAACATGACATCACCAACACTGAATGCAACTTCACCACCACTCAATGCAACTTCTCCACCATTGTCCACCACTTCACCTACAG CTGCTACCACAACTGCTACTGTGATCGTAACCACTGCCGCACCACCAGAAACAACAGTCCAATTGGGATTTAGCCTGCAACAAACCTTTACCTCTGGACTTTCAAACAGTGATTCTGATGAGTTCAAGACATTAGCAAACAGAATACAAGAAGTT CTGGATTCCATCTATAGGACAAGATTTGGCGTCCGTTTCCTGCGATCTCTCATCAGAGCTTTCAG ACAAGGTTCCGTTGTGGTAGATGCTGATCTGGTATTCCGTAATGCCAGCTCCGTCCCAGAAACAACTGAGGTTGCAAATGCTCTGGTGACAGCATCCAACAGTTCCAACTTCACGCTCCCGTTGAACATATCAAGTGTGGTTGCAACAA GAATTAATACAACAACTCAACCtaccacaccaactacag CCAGTGCAACTTCACCACAACTGAATTCAACTTCCTCACTTGCCAACATGACATCACCATCACTCAATGCAACTTCTCCAACAGCCAGTGCAACTTCACCACCTGTCAACATTACATCACCACCACTCAATGTAACTTCTCCAACAGCCAGTGCAACTTCACCACCTGTCAACATGACATCACCACCACTGAATTCAACTTCACCACCAGTCAATGTCACCTCAGTGCCACCATTGTCCACCACGTCCCCTACAG CtgttaccacaactgctactgTGATCGTAACCAATGCCGCACCACCAGAAACAATTGTCAAATTGGGATTTAGCCTGCGACAAACCTTTACCTCTGGACTTTTAAACAGTGATTCTGATGAGTTCAAGACATTAGCAAACAGAATACAAGAAGTT CTGGATTCCATCTATAGGACCAGATTTGGCGTCCGTTTCCTGCGATCTCTTATCAGAGCTTTCAG ACAAGGTTCCGTTGTGGTAGATGCTGATCTGGTATTCCGTAATGCCAGCTCCGTCCCAGAAACAACTGAGGTGGAAAATGCTCTGGTGACAGCATCCAACAATTCCAACTTCACACTCCCGTTGAACACGTCAAGTGTGGTTGCAACAA GAATTAATACAACTCAACCtaccacaccaactacag TCTCCACAACTACAGTTGCAACAACTGCAGCTCCAACAACTGCAGCTGCAACAACTGCAGCTGCAACAACTGCAGCTCCAACAACTGCAGCTGCAACAACTGCAGCTGCAACAACTGCAGCTCCAACAACTGTTGCTGCAACCACAGCTCCAAGTACCACTGCTAATGCTCCCACTACTACTACAACTACTGTAATCTTTTCACTTACAATGCTGGCTGTTGCACAGGTGCTGATTAATTTATAG